The genomic stretch aagccaggagcttgaaactccatcttgatctcccatgtgggtgcaggggcccaagcgcttggaccatcctctgctgctttcccaggtgcattagcagggagctggatcggaagtggagcagctgggacttgaaccagcgctctgacatggaatggcttaacccactgtgccccaacactggcccccacttCATTTGTGCAACCAGAAGGGAAGCCTTCTCCAAGTTTCACCCAGAAGCCAACCTGGCTAGACACGGCAGGCACTTGATGAACCGTCCTCTCATCATTTTGACTGGACACAACCAGATCTCCTGGCAGGGAGGGAGTAGGGATGTGTCCAGAAAGCCTCTGCCGTGCCTAGGGGGACCAGCTGTCCCATTTTGCCCAGGCCCGAGGTTCCCCAGCCAATGGGGGTTGTCTCCACCAGAACCAGAACAGGCCTGGGGAAACTGGCAGGGCCAGTCtcctggccacagccagggctttCTGTGTCTCCTTGGCCACAaacaagagcctcagcaccagggCTTGCTCTTCCATCTCCCAGCCGCCGGCTGCACGGCCTGGGGCTGGTGAATGAGCCGGCTCTGGGGAAAGTCAGGGCGGTGGCGGCGTGCCCACACCTGCTTCGCgaggaggctgaggccagggcccGGGCGACAGGCCTCTTTGAAGAGCTGGCGGAGGCTTGGGCTCTTCCCAGCCACAGGCGGCCCCCTGACCCGCGGGGCTCCTGCTTTAACGAGGCCGGGAAATGTTCATGGGTAGCTAAACCACAGGTTAATGAGGGGTTCGGATAGAAAGTGGCATTAACTTTAACGAGGAGAAAGTACCCTGCGAAGGCGGCCCACGCCCACGGGTGCACAGTATAAATCCAGGCCGGCAGCCGCGTCCCCGCTCCAGGGAGCGTGGCCTCGGGGATCTGTCACTCCCATCTGGGCGGCGGTGGCCATGGCTTCCAAGTGCCTGAAGGCCAGCTTCTCGGCGGGGTCTCTCAAGAGCCCGGGCGGGGCCCGGGGGGGCTCCCCTCGCGTGTCCGCCGTGTACTCCAGCAGCTCCTGCAAGCTCCCGAGCCTCTCCCGCGGGGCACGGAGCTTCTCCGCGTCTTCCGCGGGGCTGGGCAGAAGCAGCTACAGGGTGGCCAGCTGCCTCCCCGCCCTCTGCCTCCCCGCCGGAGGCTTCGCCATGGGCTATGGCGCAGGTGGGGGCTGGTATGGGGAGGGCGTTCTCACGGGCAGCGAGAAGGAGACCATGCAGTGCCTGAACGACCGCCTGGCCAGCTACCTGGAGAAGGTGCGGCAGCTGGAGCAGGAGAACGCCAGCCTGGAGAGCCGCATCCGGGAGTGGTGTGAGCAGCAGGTGCCCTACATGTGCCCTGACTACCAATCCTACTTCCAGACCATCGAGGAGCTCCAGAAGAAGGTGAGGGGTCCAGAGTGTGGCCTTGGCTACCCGGGAGCCTGGTGGCATCAGCtctgagctgggagcccagaacacGGGACACTTGGGAGGTCACAAAGCATATTCCATGTCTGTGGCCTCAGAGATGTTGtgagcccattttacagatgggaacacTGAGGCTCAGCTGGTGAAGACAGCTAACGGCAATCAGTGGTGCCTGAGCTTGAGTAGAGGTTTATGAACTGACTGCCTGGGTGACCTGGGATGCTAACATCCGCCTCTCTGAGTTTTAATTTTCTCGTTATTTGATGAAGAGATTGGATTTGTTAGGTTGGTGCAGGTCAGGTTTCCCGTACATGACTGGCAGAAGGAGACGCCTGTCAGAGAAGTTTCCTTCTTGCCTGGCCCCACTCAGGAGCGGAGAGAGACTCCCCATGCACACTGTTAGCAATGAGCTGCCCTGGGCGCCCGCTGGCTGGCAAGACAGGAAGACAGGAAAAGCCTCATTCCCCGAGGCCAGGCCTTGCCTGCAGAATGCCCCTGCCCTTCTCTTTAACCCCCGCACACGGGTcctgggggctctgctttggaAGAGATTCCGTGGCCTGTTCCTGTGGCATGTCCATGAGACCCGTGGAATCCAGAAGGGGTGACTTCCCCCCTCCAGAGGCAGCCCCTGTCAGCACAGTGTCCTGTCCTGCCCTGAAGTCACTTCTTTTCACCCCCAGGCCCTGTGCAGCAAGGCCGAGAACGCCAGGCTGGTGGTGCAGATCGACAACGCCAAGCTGGCGGCCGACGACTTCCGGACCAAGTGCGTCGCCCTGCTCGCCCCTTGGGCGGGAGCTGGGGGAGCCTGGACTCAGGGCTTTGGGTGCTGTCAATCACCGAGGGGTTGAAGGCGGGCTCAGAGCTCCTGGCCAGTGTGGGGTGGGACCTGACTTAGATGCAAGAAGGAAACGCGGCTGCAGGTGCCCCGTTCTGCCCCTGCAGGTACGAGACGGAGGTGTCCCTGCGGCAGCTGGTGGAGGCCGACATCAACGGCCTGCGCAGGATCCTGGACGATCTGACCCTGTGCAAGGCCGACCTGGAGGCGCAGGTGGAGTCCCTGAAGGAGGAGCTGCTCTGCCTCAAGAAGAACCACGAGGAGGTGAGCACGGGGAGCAGGTGGCGCCGGGGGGCGCAGCTGGGAAAGCTCGCGCTGACCCTGTCTGTCTGGGCACAGGAGGTGAACTCGCTGCGCTGCCAGCTTGGTGACCGGCTCAACGTGGAGGTGGACGCTGCCCCTCCTGTTGACCTGAACCGCGTTCTGGACGAGATGAGGTGCCAGTACGAGACCCTGGTGGAGAACAACCGCCGCGACGCTGAAGACTGGTTTGACACCCAGGTAGACGCGGCTGTGGCCCGCGCAGCAGAGGGACCCTGCAGGTGGCACAGCCACGGCCCCGGGCTCTGACTCGGGAAGCCCGACTGAGTCCCTGCTGGGTTTGCTGTCCTCAGGGGTGCAGTGGACGGGTTGGACTGGGTCATCTGGAAGGTTCTTGGCTGGTGTCTGAGTGGCCCCTGTAGACCTCTGACAGAGTCCTCAGTGTCCTgactaggggtgtgtgtgtgtgtgtgtgtgtgtattgcagACCGAGgagctgaaccagcaggtggtgtCCAGCTCGGAGCAGCTGCAGTCCTGCCAGGCCGAGCTCATCGAGCTGCGACGCACGGTCAATGCCTTGGAGATCGAGCTGCAGGCCCAGCAGAGCATGGTGAGCCCTGAGGCTGGGAGGAGGTGTGGCCAGACCAAGGCTGGGTGTTGCAGGCCCCGGCGTCCATGCTCTGGGGTCAGGGGCACGTTCTTGAGCATCAGGGCTTGTCTGTGCAGTGGAGAGGGAAGCGggggccaagccccagccacggATGCCCCCGTGGTAAaagataaaaggcctggagcagcCAACGTGTCTGGGCATCAGCTCCTGCCTGCGAGTAGGCAGACAGCTACCAGGGAGATATGCACAAGTCACGGAGGGCTGCGGGGGTAACCAGCGCCTCCGGACTGATATGTCTGATTGCCAGGCGAGTCCCCGAGCTTCCATTCTGGATTCTGGGGCCTCACTGAGACCCCAGTGGCTCTTCCTTACTCCCCCTCTGACCTCTAACCCTCCTCCTCCCTATGGACAGAGGGACGCCCTGGAGTCCACCCTGGCGGAGACGGAGACCCGCTACGGCTCCCAGCTGGCCCAGATGCAGTGCATGATCAGCAACGTGGAGTCGCAGCTGGGTGAGATCCGGGCAGACCTGGAGCGGCAGAACCAGGAGTACCAGGTGCTGCTGGACGTGCGGGCCCGGCTGGAGGGCGAGATCAGCACGTACCGGGGCCTGCTGGAGAGCGAGGACTGCAAGTGAGTTCGCTGCCCGGGCTCTCGCTTGCTGTGTGCCATCCACAAGGCTCCGGGAGagacagccctgggctccagtccccCTCTTATCACAAACTCCTCCCTGAGCTCCAGCCGGCCTCTGGGGCAGGGGATTGGTCTCTGCTTCCTCTTGGGTAATGTGAGGGCAGGATCAGCTTCTCCCTCCACGTTGCAGATCCTGGCATTGGCTCTGAGCTGAAAACAGTACCTggagaatcacttttttttttctcttttctttcttctaggCTCCCCTGCAATCCGTGTGCCCCCGACTACTCGCCCTCCAAGTCCTGCCTCCCCTGTCTTCCCGcggcctcctgcagccctggggcggTCCGCGCAGCCAGCAGCCCCCGCCCTGTCTGCGTGCCCTGCCCGGGGGGCCGCTTCTGAGAGCTGCTGCCCTGGCCTCTGTGCCCTGGCCCTTGCGCCCGCCCCTGCAGAGCCCGCGGCCCCGGTCGGGCTGAGAGGGCTCGCTGCGAATGCTCGCCCACGGTTCCTCGGAGCCTGTCGCTAAGAAGGCCTCAGCGCCTTAGCACACTCAGGCCTGCCTTCTGGGTGTGTTCCAGTAGTTTCTGAAATGCAGCAGAGAGCTTTGCTGGCAGGACAATAAAGCAACTTGCTCTGGCTCCCTGTCTGATGTGCGTGGTTCTGCTGTGGCTGTTTCTTGtctccgtgggggtggggggtgcggaGGGCTCTTGGGCTGATAAATGGGGTTTGCCTGACCTTGTGTGACCCCGGGGATGACAGGGTCTCGGTGCCCCTGTGTGGCATGCTAGAGACCTGTAGTGGGAGTTTTGCTTGGTCCCCCGATGAAGACCTTTTTCCATGATCCCAATGTGGTGACAGGTGCACAGCCCTCATCTGCTGTCCCTCTTGGTACGCTTGGCTGCTTAGGGCTGAGATCGGTACAACGTGAAGCATTTCAGTCACTTTATTAGCCCCACGTCAACATAAGAGCCGCGACGCGGTGCCCCACACCCAGGGTACCCTCCCGGGTGTGCTGACATCAGcgactcccctctcccactgaaGCTGTTTCCTGCAGCCCTTCCGGTCTTAACAATGCACATCCCAGCCTTGCCTGGCAGGGGATGGAGGTGAGCTTACTATTGTAACTTCCGCCCACAATTCGGGGCTTCTAGTCCCTGTCCCCCGGAGGCTCATGCATGCTCCTGTGTGTTCCTGACACCCGGGGCTATGGCAGCTCCCAGCATCCCGGCCcgaagctctcatttgtgatcAGGATGTCTTCCCCCAGCAGACTCAGCCAATGTCAAGGTCCTCAGACCCAGTGGGAAAGGGGGAAGCGGGGAGGCAAAACCGTGCAagccagggaggagggctggTTGGCCCCAGATGGCCCTGCCCGCCTGCAAGGAGGCCAAGGCACCTGCCACGGAGGTCGGGGATGTTAAGAGAGCTGCTGAGTGCTGGAGGCGGCCCGGGCAGGCCCAAGACGGCCCCTGTGAGGGTGCCTGTTTGAGGTGCCCCTGAATCAGCCTGGAGTCCTCCCCGCTGAGCCCCTGTAAGCGAGGGCCTGGGCCTTCGGttctccctgggccctggcctcccGCACCGCCTCAGCTCCGTCTTCCCCGAGCACCTCGGCTGGTCTCACTAGGGCAGCTGGGAGGAGGCGGTGGTCTCAGGATTCCTCGCTGCATTCACAAACCCTGACCGAGCTCCCACGGGCACCAGGCAGCATGTTCCGCTCCagggcaggactgggccatgtgGGAGCGAGGCCCTGGGATGGGGCCGTGCCGGGGCTGCTCACCACTTCCCTGCCTTCCACCTCAGTGGCAGGAGCATAAGGGAGGTGGGCTCAGCGTGGACTCACTGAGCAGGGGTTGATTCTTAGCCTCCTAGCTGTGTGGGGGTGCACGAGCAGGTCCCAGTCCCTCCTGGATGAGACAGGGCATGTGACACTTGGGCTGCTCGGTCCGCAGCGCTCTGCCGGGCCTGTGCTGGGTGTTTGGACACTGGTCAATGTGATGACTCTTCTGGCTGGATGCCTGGATTGTTACGAGGGTGAGCGTCCGCGTCTCCCTGCCCAGGGTTCCATTTCCGAGGTTTCCTTCCAGGCAGCGACTTCCAGGATAAACCAGGCCAGTGTGAGATGTTGCTGCGAGGTTCGTCATCCAACTCCAACTCTGACCGTGGTCGGTGGGAAAGTCATGGTCAGCAGTGGACGCTGCCTTCCCCGGCACTTGAGCTCCAGTGAGCTCTGGGTGCAAGCCACCTCCCTTCTCCTTTACAGCATTCTCAAGGCCCCTCCAAACCCACCCTGATGCCCCCAAGTGCAACCCTGCCTCTACCGACCGGAATTCGCTTTGTTTGCCTGTGCCCTTTAACCAGAATGCTGTTTCCGTTCAGCCAGGTGGTCTCAGCCTTGCCCGCACGTTGGAATGATCTGGGGAGCTTTGCAAAAACACTCACACCTTTGAGGCAACATTGTGATGCAATGGGCTAAACTGcttgctggtttgagacccagctgctccacttgtgatccagcttcctgcgaatgtgcctgggaaaagcaacggaagatggcccaagtgcttgggcgcctgccacccatgtaggagacctggaagaagcctctggctcctggcttagacccatcctggccatttgaggtgtgaaccagtggatggaagctggttctttctccctctctctgttgctctgcctttcaaataaatacatcaatataaaaagaaaagaaaaaacactcatCCCTGCTCTGACCTCAGAAAGTCTGGGCATTGGTCTGGGCTGCGCCCTGGTATTGGGGGCTTtcaaagctccccaggtgattctgaagCCCAGCGGgaggagagggcagcccccaggggtTGCCTGTGGGCAGCACACCTGCAGATGGGGGCTCAGGACAGCGACGGTACAGACACCAGCGCCGGCAGGCTGGTCCCTGTCAGCCAGCtctgccctttctctctccttctgtatcaagCATTTGAGCTGAATTTCAGTTATTCTATTTCTAAAGAGTCTTTTTTTGTtctctgtttatttctcttttataacATCCAGTTCTTGTTTCATGGATGTAACTGCTATATTTGTCTTAGAGGTCATTATTAGCATTATTATTCCATGGTTTTGGATTCTACGTTGTCTCTGTTTTCACTAATTtccctttttattgttttgtttctttcttgctttGTCTCTGTTTTTAACATTGGGAGATCCTTTCAAATGTTTGCTGGTCCTTTTGTTTCTATTTAATGCTGAGACATCAAGAGGCCTGTAGCAGGTGCTCTGAGTACAGGTAGGTTGGATGGAAGTGCAactttaaatcaattaaaaatcatttgaggggccagtgttttggctcagtgggttgagctaccacttgcaatgccagcatcctgatgTTGGAGtcttggttcgagtcctggctgctcctcttctgatccagctctctgccaatgtgcctggaaaagcagtggaggatggcccaagtggttgggttcctggtgtctatttgggagacctggatggaggtcctggctcctggcttcatcatagCCCAgatctgactattgcaggcatttgagaaatgaaccagcagatggttttacccgctacaccacagcgctagccccttgTTTAttcttttactccccaaatgcccgagaccaccagggctgagccagcctgagaCCAGGAGCCGGAACCTTCTTCCATGACTCCCACAAGGGCCAtctcctactttcccaggcagattggcagggagctgggctgtgggtgccagagccgcaaccacttggaccatcacctgcttcctcccagggtcgcatgagcagggagttgaAATTAGACctggagctaggactcaaccccaggcgctctgataaggGTGTGGGCATTTCACCACGAGGCCGAATACCCACCACCGAACTCCTGGCCCTGAGctcaggtttcctatgtcttttcTCCGGGCTCAACGAGCTTCGTTCTCAAAGAAGGAACTCCTGCTTTTCtacaggggagagagggaggaagggagggctaGAGGGCAGGTCCAGGCCACCAGGGCGTGAGCCGTCCATATGGCTAGATcatgccagccccaccccccgcctcttcCTCATTCCCCCACTGCCTTGGCTGCCTTGGCATCACTCTCCCGTCTCTCCCCAGACGTACCTGCCCAGCCGTCTGCTCTGGCGTCAGCCAGCCTGGGCTACCGCGGCGGTTACTCACGCAGCGCCCTCCGGGGCTGACATACAGGCCGGAAGCATGGCCTTCCGTGGCCTTGAACGTACTCCAGTGCTTCCTTCAGGGCGGAAGACACAGTGTCTGCCAAGCGCTCGCCCGTAGTATACTTTGCGAGGATTTCTGGGGGAAGCTGGGGTCACCCCCTTCCGGGTCCTCTGCTCCtcacttctgcctccctcccacctccccctgcTTCCATGATTGTCTCGAGAACTCCAGCTTCTCCCCCCGCCCTGTGGTGTCTTGCCAGTTAAATCAAGGCACATGGGGGCCTAACTTTTATCCCAGGAGAGTCTTTCCAGTATGGTTTCTTCACCTCCAAGATTCTCACAGCCACCAGAGGGCTTTGCTAAGCACAGGTGGCCGCCCCGCCCTGGGAGTTCTGGGTTCAGAATATCTGGGGTGAGCCTGATGAATGGTGTTGCTGAGAGATCTTGAGGCTGCTAGTCCAGGGACTCCTCCTGGAGAGCCACTGCCGTGCCTGGCCACAAGCAAGGTGATCCTACAGCACCAAGCGGGTAAACCCACAGCCAGGGCCCTGCGTGCATTCACTAGGGGGGCTAGGTATGGTTTGGGGGAGGTCCAAGGAGTGTCACCCCACACTGTGTGTAACATCATCATATCTCCTCACCTCTGATGCCACTGCCGGCTCCAAACACTCCCCCCAACCCAGGCAAGGGCACCAAGGCCCAGACAGGCACAGGGACTCCTGCGGTCACAAGGCGGTCACAATGTCTTAAGATGTTTTCCCTTTCCTGTTCCTTTACCGACATGTTTGGGGCTGCTGTCCATCAGGGGCCGCATGGTGATGCTTCGGTCAGTGACTGCCTGCCCCTGTGACGGGGTCCCCTGAGTGAGAGGGCAATATTCAACGATGTCACAGCTCTATGATGTTTGCAAGATGGCAAAATTGTACAACGTGGTGTTTCTCAGAACTCCTCCCTGTCGGCAGCGATGCTAAACTGTTAAAAAATGACACGGATGTGTCCCCGGTATAGTTTTGGGAAGATGAGTGAATAAATACATGGCCACCCCACGTGTGCACATGACGCATGAAGAGTGGCGAGCCTGCAGCTTTGCAGCCAGGACTGAGCGCCTCTGCCCCAGCAtgtgctgttttttattttattattattattttttaagattggggatggggctggtgccgtggctcacttggttaatcctcctgcagcactggcatcccatatgggtgccgggttctagtcctggttgctcctcttccactccagctctctgctgtggcctgggagggcagtggagggtggcccaagtgattgggcccctgcaccagtatgaGAGACCAGGGAGacgcatctggctcctggcttcagataggtgtagttccggctgtagcgaccatttggggaatgaaccaacggaaggaagacctttctctctgtctctctctctgtctataactctacctttcaaataaaaaaatattaaaaaaaaagattgggctatttatttgaaagtcagagttacagagagagggagagtgagcaagATAggtgtcttccctccactggttcagtcctcagatggctgcaatggctcaggctgggccaggccacagccaggagcttcatctgggatagcagggccccagcacctgggccatcttccgctgctttcccaggtgcacgagcagggagctggataggaagtggagcagctggggctggaaccagcgcccatatgggatatcagtgttgcaggcggcagctttacctgctacaccacaaagcctgcccccAGCATGTGGCTTTACAGGAATGCCCAAGTTCTAGAACTGGGGACAgctgctcctgggctcctggcttagctcaGCCTAGGGCTGAAGGGGGTCCGTTCTCAAAGGACCTCACTCTGAGGTCCCGAAGCCAGGCCGcctgcccaccaccaccacgggcAGTAAGAGCCTCTTCCAGCCCCTTCGGCCGGCGGTCAGCCGGCACAGGACTTCTCTGCGCATGCGCAGGGAGAGTTGCGGCAGGGATCCGGAGACGGCGAGGACCGAGCCTGTGCCTGCTGGAGAAGGCCGTGGCGGCGGTCTGCTTCCCCCAGAGCAGGCTCTGCACTCGTCTCTCCGCGGGGGCTTTC from Lepus europaeus isolate LE1 chromosome 18, mLepTim1.pri, whole genome shotgun sequence encodes the following:
- the KRT35 gene encoding keratin, type I cuticular Ha5 gives rise to the protein MASKCLKASFSAGSLKSPGGARGGSPRVSAVYSSSSCKLPSLSRGARSFSASSAGLGRSSYRVASCLPALCLPAGGFAMGYGAGGGWYGEGVLTGSEKETMQCLNDRLASYLEKVRQLEQENASLESRIREWCEQQVPYMCPDYQSYFQTIEELQKKALCSKAENARLVVQIDNAKLAADDFRTKYETEVSLRQLVEADINGLRRILDDLTLCKADLEAQVESLKEELLCLKKNHEEEVNSLRCQLGDRLNVEVDAAPPVDLNRVLDEMRCQYETLVENNRRDAEDWFDTQTEELNQQVVSSSEQLQSCQAELIELRRTVNALEIELQAQQSMRDALESTLAETETRYGSQLAQMQCMISNVESQLGEIRADLERQNQEYQVLLDVRARLEGEISTYRGLLESEDCKLPCNPCAPDYSPSKSCLPCLPAASCSPGAVRAASSPRPVCVPCPGGRF